A stretch of the Candidatus Cloacimonadota bacterium genome encodes the following:
- a CDS encoding thiamine biosynthesis protein ThiF yields MQLSKSDFFSKHDPKILQIILESTIGIAGAGGLGSNVAVALARVGIG; encoded by the coding sequence ATGCAACTATCCAAATCAGATTTCTTCTCCAAGCACGATCCCAAAATCCTACAGATAATACTTGAATCAACTATCGGGATTGCAGGCGCAGGAGGTTTAGGTTCCAATGTAGCAGTTGCTCTCGCGAGAGTTGGTATCGG